In one Rhopalosiphum padi isolate XX-2018 chromosome 3, ASM2088224v1, whole genome shotgun sequence genomic region, the following are encoded:
- the LOC132925998 gene encoding uncharacterized protein LOC132925998, translated as MLVVPKITNDIPAKHIYNTGHIPQNVSLADQLFWSPQKVDLLIGATHFYDLMSERRIKPASNGPIFQETKLGWVVSGPTQIYNHKVEPLNNSICYTASIHTNVTLENMLPRFWRVEEFEGDNTYTIEEKTCKSIFDKTVIREPDVRFTVHLPFRENSLRLGESYNIAKRRLLNLESRLANNTKLKK; from the coding sequence ATGTTAGTAGTGCCGAAAATTACGAACGATATACCTGcgaaacacatatataatacggGTCACATACCGCAGAACGTAAGCTTAGCTGACCAATTATTCTGGTCTCCACAGAAAGTTGATTTATTAATAGGCGCGACACATTTCTACGATTTAATGAGTGAACGTCGAATTAAACCTGCATCGAACGGTCCAATATTCCAAGAGACAAAACTCGGATGGGTAGTATCGGGGCCTACGCAAATTTACAATCATAAGGTTGAACCGTTAAATAACAGTATATGCTACACCGCGTCGATACATACCAACGTGACATTAGAAAATATGTTACCACGATTTTGGCGTGTAGAAGAATTTGAAGGAGATAACACCTATACTATTGAAGAAAAGACATGCAAAAGTATTTTTGACAAAACTGTGATAAGAGAACCAGATGTTCGATTTACAGTACATTTACCATTTCGCGAAAATTCATTACGCTTAGGCGAGTCTTACAATATCGCTAAGCGTCGTCTATTAAACCTAGAAAGTCGTCTtgcaaacaatacaaaattaaaaaaatga
- the LOC132925999 gene encoding uncharacterized protein LOC132925999, translated as MEQVQDDQINDKEEAYYLPHHAVFKEASTSTRLRVVFDASCKTSNGVSLNDVLLKGPVLQDDLVYILARFRTHNFVLSADITKMYRQFWVTKAHRIFQRILWRTNPQENINIFQLNTVTYGTVPASFLATGCLHKLADSQNVDPIIAAAIKRDFYMDDFLGGTNSYESAVQLRDGLIKTMQSAGLELRKWASNNDNLIKDVMSIKEDSKYSVPISDDNSITKVLGLFWNSTTDTLQFEVQQNNFTIISRITKREILSVIACLLDPLGLVGPAIIRAKLMLQQLWRLKIQWDEPLPNEIQEQWITYRNSLCELNNLIIPRQITCKNDIVNIQIHGFADASINAYGCCLYLRCTNSDGVHTSKLICAKSKVAPLKFISLPRLELCAALLLSRLSSKIVPKLNLKISKSYFWSDSNIVLSWITSPSTKWKTFVAHRVGEIQERTSIADWSHVHTKENPADIISRSCCPSKLSSLSLWWFGPKWLIKNEIEYPVLKTSSNSTKLKIPEAREITISNVCTNTLNDNFSLINHYSSINKLIHVTAYCLRFRYNALHRNSRLTGMLSVEEIKYTRIVIIRCVQKRSFPREIKDLIKLKNVSASSKLFRLCPFIDHGGLIKVGGRLKNAASIDIYQRHPIVLPADDHFTRLLFKHEHERCMHGGPQATLSTIRLQYWLLNGRNIARSTVHKCVKCFKYKPIVVQPIMGQLPADRVEPARAFLKCGIDFAGPFLIKSSLRRNAPLSKGYVCIFVCFTTKATHLELVSDLSTQAFIGALNRFFDRRGKSSVIYSDNATNFAGANNKLKEWYDLFQVDKHKTKLDEVLKNNGVQWKFIPARSPHFGGLWESAVKSMKNIVRKTLGDAHLTYEEFNTVLTRAEACLNSRPLTPLSTDPNDLGVLTPGHFLIGDSLLAIPEPDISDVKTNRLTRWRRLSHYSQIIWKKWSREYLNQLQERKKWLGEKGPKLDIDTVVLVRDENISPLNWKLGRVTKIQRGPDDIIRSADVKLVNGCITRAVRNLCPLPFDGNISK; from the coding sequence ATGGAGCAAGTACAAGACGACCAAATTAATGATAAGGAAGAAGCATATTATTTACCGCATCATGCGGTTTTCAAAGAAGCAAGTACGTCGACTCGACTTCGCGTTGTTTTTGACGCTTCATGCAAGACTAGTAACGGCGTTAGTTTAAACGATGTATTGTTGAAAGGACCGGTTTTGCAAGACGATTTGGTATATATACTCGCTCGCTTCCGAACACATAATTTCGTATTGTCCGCGGATATCACGAAAATGTACAGACAGTTTTGGGTAACAAAAGCTCATAGAATATTTCAACGAATCTTATGGCGCACAAATCCACaggaaaatattaacatttttcaacttAACACGGTTACTTACGGAACCGTTCCTGCGTCTTTTTTGGCCACCGGATGCTTACATAAACTAGCCGATTCGCAAAATGTCGATCCTATAATAGCAGCGGCCATAAAGCGTGACTTTTATATGGATGATTTTTTAGGCGGTACTAATTCTTATGAATCAGCTGTTCAATTACGAGATGGTCTAATTAAGACAATGCAATCCGCAGGCTTAGAATTGCGAAAATGGGCTtcgaataatgataatttaattaaagatgTAATGTCAATAAAAGAAGATAGTAAATACTCGGTCCCCATTAGTGACGACAATTCGATAACAAAGGTTCTGGGATTGTTTTGGAACTCAACCACTGATACGTTACAATTTGAAgtgcaacaaaataattttacaatcataAGTCGAATTACGAAACGCGAAATCTTGTCGGTAATCGCATGCCTATTAGACCCATTAGGACTAGTGGGTCCCGCTATTATACGGGCCAAGCTTATGTTACAGCAGTTGTGgcgattaaaaatacaatgggACGAACCGCTTCCGAACGAGATTCAAGAACAATGGATTACCTATAGAAACTCTTTGTGTGAATTAAATAACCTAATTATACCTCGACAAATTACGTGTAAAAATGatatcgtaaatatacaaattCACGGGTTCGCGGATGCGAGCATCAATGCGTATGGCTGTTGCTTATATTTACGATGTACAAATTCGGATGGTGTGCACacttcaaaattaatatgtGCAAAGTCCAAGGTGGcaccattaaaatttatatcttTACCTCGATTGGAGTTATGCGCGGCGCTTTTATTGTCAAGATTATCGAGTAAAATAgttccaaaattaaatttgaaaattagtaAAAGTTATTTTTGGTCTGATTCGAATATTGTTTTATCGTGGATTACTTCCCCTTCTACCAAATGGAAAACCTTTGTGGCCCATCGTGTTGGGGAAATTCAGGAACGAACTTCTATTGCGGATTGGTCACACGTCCACACCAAGGAAAATCCAGCTGATATTATTTCACGCAGTTGTTGTCCGTCGAAATTAAGTTCATTGTCATTATGGTGGTTTGGTCCAAAATggctaattaaaaatgaaatagagTATCCCGTACTAAAGACGTCTTcgaattcaacaaaattaaaaatacccgAAGCTCGAGAGATAACGATATCTAATGTGTGTACAAATACGCTGAATGATAATTTTTccttaattaatcattattcgtcaataaacaaattaattcacGTAACAGCTTATTGTTTACGTTTTCGGTACAATGCATTACACAGAAATTCAAGGTTAACAGGAATGCTTAGCGTGGAAGAAATTAAATACAcgcgtattgttattatacgatGTGTTCAAAAAAGATCATTCCCTCGtgaaataaaagatttaataaaattgaaaaacgtaAGCGCGTCTAGTAAATTGTTTCGTTTGTGTCCATTTATAGACCACGGTGGTTTGATAAAGGTGGGAGGTCGTTTGAAGAACGCCGCTTCGATAGACATTTATCAACGACACCCGATCGTCTTACCCGCAGATGACCATTTTacacgtttattatttaaacacgaACACGAAAGATGTATGCACGGGGGCCCACAAGCGACCCTATCGACGATACGATTACAATATTGGCTGCTAAATGGTCGAAATATAGCACGAAGTACAGTGCATAAATGtgtgaaatgttttaaatataaaccgaTTGTCGTACAACCTATTATGGGACAATTACCTGCAGACCGCGTAGAACCGGCTCGCGCGTTCCTAAAATGTGGGATTGATTTCGCTGGTCCGTTTTTGATTAAATCTAGTTTACGTCGCAATGCTCCTTTAAGTAAAGGTTATGTATGCATTTTTGTATGTTTTACAACCAAGGCGACTCATTTAGAATTGGTTAGTGATTTATCTACACAGGCTTTCATCGGAGCgctaaaccgtttttttgataGACGAGGTAAAAGTAGCGTGATATATTCCGATAATGCTACTAATTTTGCCGgtgcaaataataaattaaaagaatgGTACGATTTATTTCAAGtcgataaacataaaacaaagtTGGATGAGGTCTTGAAGAACAATGGTGTACAGTGGAAATTTATACCTGCGCGCTCCCCGCATTTCGGCGGATTATGGGAATCCGCCGTGAAATCTATGAAGAATATAGTACGAAAGACGCTCGGTGACGCTCATTTAACATATGAAGAATTTAATACCGTTCTCACGCGCGCCGAAGCATGTTTAAATTCCCGTCCTCTTACACCTCTTTCTACCGATCCTAATGACTTGGGGGTATTGACACCCGGTCATTTCCTAATAGGTGACTCTCTGCTGGCAATTCCCGAGCCTGACATATCTGATGTCAAAACCAACAGATTGACGCGATGGCGTAGGTTAAGTCATTATTCTCAAATAATTTGGAAGAAATGGAGTcgtgaatatttaaatcaactTCAGGAGAGGAAAAAGTGGTTAGGTGAGAAGGGACCTAAGTTAGATATCGATACTGTAGTATTAGTTCGAGACGAAAACATCTCCCCCTTAAATTGGAAGCTGGGTCGTGTGACGAAGATTCAACGAGGTCCCGACGATATCATTCGTTCAGCTGATGTTAAATTGGTAAATGGTTGTATTACACGAGCAGTGCGGAACTTATGTCCACTTCCCTTTGATggaaatatatctaaataa